The Campylobacter curvus genome includes the window GTGTGGGCACTTTTGGATCAAGACCGGCGAGAGCTGCCCGACGTTTGGGCTAGTCGGAGCGGTCATGGGTCTGATGCTAGCTCTTGCCTTACTTGATGATCCTGCCGCTATGGCGGCTGGTATCGCCGGTGCATTTACCGCGACGGTGACTGGCATTATGGGTGCGTATGCGATCTTTGGTCCTTGGGGCGCGAAGATAATGGCAAACGCAAAAGACATAATAAGAACTAAAACCGTGATCGTAGAGGCGGTCACCGGTATAGCAGAAGGTGCAAACCCAAGAAATTTAGAGGAGAGGCTATTTAACTTCCTTTCACATGACGAGCCGGCTCAGTCGCAATTTAACAAGTAGGTAAAAATGGGTAAAAAATGTAAAAAACAAGAGTGTCCTGCCGGTGAGAAATGGGCCGTTCCTTATGCGGACTTCCTCTCTCTTTTACTCGCGCTTTTTATCGCGCTCTACGCCATATCGGCTGCAAATACCGAGAAGGTCAAGGCTTTAAAGACTGAATTTATTAAAATTTTTGATTATCCGGCGAGTAAAACTACCGACAACATCGTCTCTCAAGGCAACAAAGAATCAAATGCCAAAAACGATGCCAAATCACAGCTCGAGCAGCTAAAAGCCACCAATGCCGAACAAGAGCAGACCATAAAAGAGCTAAAAGCGATGCTGGATCAAAGCGAGGGGCAAATTTCACTTGATATGCCAGATGGTGTCACTTTTAAAGCCGGCGAGACGCAAGTGACGGATCAAAATTCCATCGAATTTATAAAAACGACGGCCAAGATAGCAAATAAATTGCCTCAAAATATCTCCGTCGAGATCAGAGGCTACGCCGGCGGCTCGGCAAACGGGATGGAAAGCTTTGAGCTAGGATATAAACGAGCCATGAGCGTCGCTCAAATTTTAGCTGATGATGGCTTGGACGCCTCTAGGATGCGCGTCGTCTCATACGGCAACGAACCCGCTCCAAAGAGTGTCTCGGGCAGTGACAGCAACAGAGTCCAGATATTTTTTAAAGTCGATAAAAACGATACTAAGACGCAAAAATCCGTCCTTGACGCTTTAAAAGGGCTGCAATAAAATAGCCCTTTATCTATCCTTTGCGTGATTTATCATAAAATCAAAAAATTCGCTTTTAAATTCGGTATTTTTTATGAGCTCATACTGTATGAGCGCCGCTTCTATGTTCCCGACTTCTTGATAAAGATACCCCAGTGCCACGCGACTTTCGTAGGAATTTGGATCGGTCAGCTTGGATAGCTCTAAAAGCGCGATTGCGTTTTGCGGCTTGTTTGCACCGGTGGCTGCTACCGCGGCCAAAAACAATGTGCCCGCGTCTTGCACTTTAAACTCATCGATCGCTTTGTTGTAAAGCCTAAAT containing:
- the motB gene encoding flagellar motor protein MotB — protein: MGKKCKKQECPAGEKWAVPYADFLSLLLALFIALYAISAANTEKVKALKTEFIKIFDYPASKTTDNIVSQGNKESNAKNDAKSQLEQLKATNAEQEQTIKELKAMLDQSEGQISLDMPDGVTFKAGETQVTDQNSIEFIKTTAKIANKLPQNISVEIRGYAGGSANGMESFELGYKRAMSVAQILADDGLDASRMRVVSYGNEPAPKSVSGSDSNRVQIFFKVDKNDTKTQKSVLDALKGLQ